One window of Saccharopolyspora phatthalungensis genomic DNA carries:
- the istA gene encoding IS21 family transposase gives MLTREEDIDAHALFARGWTISAIARHLGRDRKTIRAYLSGVRQAGALSGVRQAGARARSTPDLFEPFAAYCAARLTEAPHLWATTLYDELLELGYGSSYPTLTRQLRERGLRPPCEPCRPAKDRAVAVIEHPPGDETQWDWLDLPDPPAHWGWGKTAHLLVGALSHSGRWRGVLCASTDQPHLIDGLDRITRALGGCTHAWRFDRMATVINPESGRVQASFAAVAKHYGVAVRACPPRRGNRKGVVEKANHVAAQRFWRTLPDDVTPEQAQQRLDAWCATRGDTRLRATTDGKATVAALAHDEPLRPPPAAPFPATLTVSRVASAQALVSFRGNRYSVAPELAGATVTVSHRLGTSHLDIATESATVIARHTLAPEGAGAMVRDHGHVTALEHAAITATTARPHRGKQRIPPGPHARAAAQALRGQQPSGTTTGGEVVIDLARYAQAAAARRTLPPAGPALQQ, from the coding sequence ATGCTCACACGGGAGGAAGACATCGACGCACACGCCCTGTTCGCCCGGGGTTGGACGATCTCGGCGATCGCCCGCCACCTGGGCAGGGACCGTAAGACCATCCGCGCCTATCTCTCCGGCGTTCGCCAGGCAGGCGCTCTCTCCGGCGTTCGCCAGGCAGGCGCTCGTGCCCGCAGCACGCCTGATCTGTTCGAGCCGTTCGCCGCCTACTGTGCGGCGCGGCTGACCGAGGCCCCTCATCTGTGGGCCACCACCCTGTACGACGAGCTGCTCGAACTGGGCTACGGCTCGTCGTATCCGACGCTGACACGCCAGTTGCGCGAGCGTGGCCTGCGCCCGCCGTGCGAGCCGTGCCGACCGGCCAAGGACCGGGCGGTGGCGGTGATCGAGCACCCGCCCGGGGATGAGACCCAGTGGGACTGGCTCGACCTGCCCGACCCGCCCGCGCACTGGGGCTGGGGTAAGACAGCGCATCTGCTGGTCGGGGCGCTGTCGCACTCGGGCCGGTGGCGTGGGGTGTTGTGCGCGAGCACCGATCAGCCGCACCTGATCGACGGCCTGGACCGCATCACCCGGGCACTGGGCGGGTGCACCCACGCGTGGCGGTTCGACCGGATGGCCACCGTGATCAACCCCGAGTCGGGTCGGGTACAGGCCTCGTTCGCGGCGGTGGCCAAGCACTACGGTGTCGCGGTCCGGGCCTGCCCGCCCCGGCGGGGGAACCGTAAGGGTGTGGTGGAGAAGGCCAATCACGTTGCGGCGCAACGGTTCTGGCGCACCCTGCCCGACGATGTCACACCCGAGCAGGCCCAGCAGCGGCTCGATGCCTGGTGCGCCACGCGGGGCGACACCCGGCTACGCGCCACCACCGACGGCAAAGCCACAGTGGCCGCCCTCGCGCACGACGAGCCGCTGCGACCACCTCCAGCGGCCCCGTTCCCCGCCACCCTGACGGTGTCCCGGGTCGCCTCGGCGCAGGCGCTGGTGTCCTTCCGTGGCAACCGCTACAGCGTGGCCCCTGAACTCGCCGGCGCCACCGTCACCGTCTCCCATCGGCTGGGCACCAGCCACCTCGATATCGCTACCGAGTCCGCGACGGTGATCGCCCGCCACACCCTGGCACCCGAGGGCGCCGGGGCGATGGTCCGCGACCACGGCCACGTGACCGCGCTCGAACACGCCGCGATAACCGCCACCACCGCTCGGCCACACCGCGGCAAACAACGCATCCCACCCGGCCCGCACGCGCGAGCGGCCGCACAGGCCCTGCGCGGACAGCAGCCCAGCGGTACCACCACCGGCGGTGAGGTGGTCATCGACCTCGCCCGCTATGCCCAAGCAGCCGCCGCCCGCCGCACCCTGCCCCCGGCCGGCCCGGCCCTCCAGCAGTGA
- a CDS encoding ATP-binding protein, protein MGSWGEVLGDTTVAAALLDRLLHRSVVLSLEGDSYRLRDHHARADTLRQTTTGTRQPLR, encoded by the coding sequence GTGGGCTCGTGGGGCGAGGTCCTCGGCGATACCACCGTCGCCGCCGCCCTACTCGACCGGCTCCTACACCGCTCGGTCGTCCTCAGCCTCGAGGGCGACTCCTACCGGCTTCGCGACCACCACGCCCGCGCCGACACACTCCGACAAACCACCACCGGCACCCGCCAACCGCTACGCTAA
- a CDS encoding FhaA domain-containing protein, translating into MGLVQRFERRLEGIVGNGFARVFGGKVIPQEVAQALQREAELQVRELAGGRLLACNHYIVQLSPSDHDRLTGDEARVTDLLADCVQEHLTEQGWDTYGDVVVSLERSETLHTGQFRISSTVDPDVTRRPAQPRTAGDRPMSQPPGHYPQGDPYNQQGQYGYDQGYGQGQDPNYGYGQQPGYDQGGYGQPQPGYDQGYGQPPQQQGYDQGYGQPQQQGYGQPQQGYDQGYGQPAGYDQGYGQPQQGYDQGYGQPQQGYDQGYGQPQQPGYDQGGYGQPQQGYDQGYGQPAGYDQGYAQPGYDQGYGQPGGAYPQSGGFPDQGYPQQPGGAYPQSAPGGYPAGGPRAQLTATLHLDDGSNRSYTLQHGSNIIGRGQEGQFRLPDTGVSRKHIEITWDGQSAMLADLGSTNGTTVNGTPVQTWQLADGDVIRVGHSSLIFRAQQA; encoded by the coding sequence GTGGGCCTCGTGCAGCGCTTTGAGCGCCGACTCGAAGGCATCGTCGGTAACGGCTTTGCGCGCGTTTTCGGCGGAAAGGTCATTCCCCAGGAGGTGGCCCAGGCTCTGCAGCGGGAAGCCGAGCTGCAGGTCCGGGAGCTTGCGGGGGGACGGCTGCTCGCTTGTAACCATTACATTGTGCAACTGAGCCCGTCCGATCACGATCGGCTTACCGGAGATGAGGCCCGGGTGACCGACCTCCTCGCCGACTGCGTTCAGGAGCATCTCACCGAGCAGGGGTGGGACACATATGGTGACGTCGTAGTCTCCCTGGAGCGCTCTGAGACGCTGCACACGGGACAGTTTCGAATCAGCTCGACCGTCGACCCCGACGTGACTCGACGGCCGGCACAACCGCGTACCGCAGGAGACCGACCCATGAGCCAGCCACCAGGCCACTACCCCCAGGGAGATCCGTACAACCAGCAGGGGCAGTACGGCTACGACCAGGGTTACGGCCAAGGCCAAGACCCCAACTATGGCTACGGTCAGCAGCCCGGCTATGACCAGGGCGGCTACGGCCAGCCGCAACCCGGTTACGACCAGGGTTATGGCCAGCCGCCGCAGCAGCAGGGTTACGACCAGGGTTACGGCCAGCCGCAGCAGCAGGGCTATGGCCAGCCGCAGCAGGGCTACGACCAGGGCTATGGCCAGCCCGCCGGTTACGACCAGGGTTACGGCCAGCCCCAGCAGGGTTACGACCAGGGTTACGGCCAGCCCCAGCAGGGTTACGACCAGGGTTACGGCCAGCCGCAGCAGCCCGGTTACGACCAGGGCGGCTACGGGCAGCCCCAGCAGGGTTACGACCAGGGTTACGGCCAGCCCGCCGGCTACGACCAGGGCTATGCGCAGCCCGGCTACGACCAGGGTTACGGCCAGCCAGGTGGGGCCTACCCGCAGTCCGGTGGGTTCCCGGACCAGGGCTATCCCCAGCAGCCCGGTGGCGCCTACCCGCAGAGCGCGCCCGGCGGTTACCCGGCGGGCGGCCCGCGTGCGCAACTCACCGCGACGCTGCACCTCGACGACGGTTCGAACCGCTCGTACACGCTGCAGCACGGCTCGAACATCATCGGCCGCGGCCAGGAAGGGCAGTTCCGGCTGCCCGACACCGGGGTGTCTCGCAAGCACATCGAGATCACGTGGGATGGCCAGAGCGCGATGCTGGCCGATCTCGGTTCGACGAATGGCACCACGGTGAATGGCACGCCGGTGCAGACTTGGCAGTTGGCAGACGGCGACGTGATCAGGGTGGGCCACTCCTCGCTGATCTTCCGCGCTCAGCAGGCCTGA
- a CDS encoding FHA domain-containing protein FhaB/FipA, with product MPELVIQLTRAGFLALLWLFVLAALRVVRSDLYSASGMRVPMPGASRLPGKKARGKSKVPRQMVVTHGALAGTRISLDGRPIMIGRADDSTLVLDDDYASTRHARLSLRGSDWYVEDLGSTNGTYLDRAKVTGPTKVPLGVPIRIGKTVIELRS from the coding sequence GTGCCAGAGCTGGTGATTCAGCTGACCAGAGCAGGGTTTCTCGCCCTGCTCTGGTTGTTCGTGCTGGCTGCGCTTCGCGTGGTTCGCTCGGATCTTTATTCGGCGTCCGGGATGCGGGTCCCGATGCCAGGTGCGAGTCGGCTCCCGGGCAAGAAGGCCCGGGGCAAGAGCAAGGTGCCCCGCCAGATGGTGGTGACGCATGGCGCTCTCGCCGGCACGCGCATCTCCCTGGACGGCCGGCCGATCATGATCGGCCGTGCCGACGACTCCACGTTGGTCCTCGACGACGACTACGCGTCGACACGACACGCGAGATTGTCGCTGCGAGGCTCCGATTGGTACGTGGAGGATCTAGGCTCCACTAACGGCACATACCTCGATCGGGCGAAGGTCACGGGACCGACCAAGGTCCCGCTCGGAGTTCCGATCAGAATCGGCAAGACGGTGATCGAGCTGCGCTCATGA